The Candidatus Zixiibacteriota bacterium sequence GGAGTGAAAAATGAAAAGGACATATCAGCCTTCAAGAATCAAAAGGGTGAGGGACCACGGTTTCAGAAAAAGGAGCAAGACCAAAGGAGGCAAAAGGGTCTTAAAACGCAGAAGAACGAAAAAAAGAAAAAGATTGACCGTGAAGATCAAAGGGAAATGATGAAAAAGGAGGGGTTTCC is a genomic window containing:
- the rpmH gene encoding 50S ribosomal protein L34 encodes the protein MKRTYQPSRIKRVRDHGFRKRSKTKGGKRVLKRRRTKKRKRLTVKIKGK